The Sphingorhabdus sp. Alg231-15 genome has a segment encoding these proteins:
- a CDS encoding NAD(P)H-binding protein, with product MMAEPVLIVGATGLIGNLLVRKLIADGRDQGLHLLVRKPLDGDYGAAIIHAVPTEQWADSIADIKAVRTVSCLGSTMKKAGSKEAFAAVDRDLVGTVAQAAKAAGARQFIAVSSTMANAQASQFYLKVKGQAEELMRAQQFDRLDIIRPGLLRGERTNDTRLGESLAIIASPLMDLLLHGSLRRYRSIDGREVAAAIAALLTEDVAGNQIYENDAIWKWADRETA from the coding sequence ATGATGGCAGAACCCGTTTTGATTGTTGGTGCAACCGGTCTGATCGGAAATCTTCTTGTTCGCAAACTCATCGCGGATGGACGCGATCAAGGGCTTCACCTGCTGGTACGTAAACCGCTAGACGGCGACTATGGTGCAGCCATAATCCATGCTGTGCCGACCGAGCAATGGGCTGATAGCATTGCTGACATCAAAGCTGTGCGAACGGTTTCGTGCCTTGGCTCCACCATGAAAAAGGCCGGGTCGAAAGAAGCCTTTGCAGCGGTTGATCGTGATCTGGTTGGCACGGTTGCACAGGCCGCCAAAGCCGCAGGAGCAAGGCAGTTTATTGCGGTATCCTCGACAATGGCAAATGCGCAGGCTTCGCAATTCTATCTGAAGGTCAAAGGGCAGGCAGAGGAGCTGATGCGTGCTCAGCAATTTGACCGGCTGGATATCATCCGGCCTGGATTGCTGCGCGGAGAACGGACCAATGATACACGGCTTGGTGAAAGTTTGGCTATTATCGCAAGTCCGCTGATGGACCTGCTTTTGCACGGGAGCTTGCGACGTTATCGGTCGATTGACGGGCGAGAAGTAGCGGCTGCGATAGCGGCTTTGCTAACCGAAGATGTGGCTGGCAATCAGATTTATGAAAATGATGCGATATGGAAATGGGCGGATCGCGAAACGGCTTAA
- a CDS encoding deoxyguanosinetriphosphate triphosphohydrolase, translating to MAQIASYASDPRQSRGRRHDEGRSENDGSVRGPRDDFQRDRDRIIHSISFRRLRHKTQVFVAPDGDHFRVRLTHSLEVAQIGRTIARSLGLNEDLTEALCLAHDIGHPPFGHAGEDALEEALADHGGFDHNAQTIRTLTKLERPYPRWDGLNLTWEMLEGLAKHNGPIAQPTWAMAEANSGMALDLNSWPSLEAQIAAVADDIAYDNHDIDDGIRAGLLTIDQLLTLPFIAERWSDICARFPDIEQDRLVPELIRDQIGLMVNNVIETTVSRIKKHGITTVDDVRSAGVMIGGFSDDMAAKERTLKKFMYANLYNHPEQMAAADQARVVVADLVGAYRDKPELMPESWAAALPSAEPDRIRHIADFMAGMTDRYASNSHSEIFGNL from the coding sequence ATGGCGCAGATCGCGAGCTATGCCAGCGACCCGCGTCAAAGTCGCGGACGGCGTCATGATGAAGGGCGCTCTGAAAATGACGGCAGCGTCCGAGGGCCACGCGATGATTTTCAGCGCGATCGCGACCGCATCATTCACTCGATATCCTTTCGCCGATTACGCCATAAAACGCAGGTTTTTGTCGCTCCTGACGGCGACCATTTCCGCGTTCGCCTAACCCACAGTCTGGAAGTGGCGCAGATTGGCCGGACCATTGCACGTTCTTTAGGGCTGAATGAAGATCTCACCGAAGCATTATGTCTGGCGCATGATATCGGCCATCCACCCTTTGGCCACGCGGGAGAAGACGCGCTGGAGGAAGCGCTGGCTGACCATGGTGGTTTTGATCATAATGCACAGACGATAAGAACATTGACCAAGTTGGAGCGCCCTTATCCTCGCTGGGATGGCTTGAATCTGACATGGGAGATGCTCGAAGGTTTAGCGAAACATAATGGTCCGATTGCGCAACCCACCTGGGCGATGGCTGAAGCCAATTCTGGAATGGCGCTTGATCTGAACAGCTGGCCGTCGCTGGAGGCGCAGATCGCGGCGGTTGCCGACGATATCGCTTATGACAATCACGATATTGATGATGGTATCCGGGCGGGCTTGTTGACCATAGACCAACTGCTGACGCTGCCGTTCATTGCGGAGCGCTGGAGTGATATCTGCGCACGCTTTCCGGATATTGAGCAGGATCGCCTGGTACCGGAACTGATCCGCGATCAGATTGGTCTGATGGTGAATAATGTGATCGAAACGACCGTTTCACGGATCAAGAAACATGGCATCACAACAGTCGATGATGTGCGCAGTGCTGGCGTGATGATTGGCGGTTTTTCGGATGATATGGCCGCGAAAGAACGGACACTCAAAAAATTCATGTATGCCAACCTCTATAATCATCCCGAGCAGATGGCCGCAGCTGACCAGGCGCGGGTCGTTGTCGCTGATCTGGTTGGTGCCTATCGGGACAAGCCCGAATTGATGCCTGAAAGCTGGGCGGCAGCGCTGCCGTCCGCCGAACCGGATCGTATCCGTCATATTGCCGATTTCATGGCCGGTATGACCGATCGCTATGCTAGCAACAGCCATAGCGAAATTTTTGGGAACCTATGA
- a CDS encoding SPOR domain-containing protein: MKTIYKYLILASLPLAGMSLPVQSVQAQSNNQAASKELQDALRRIARNSNDSSALADAGLAALALGDTRAAIGFLARANEIYSTSGRVKAGLARALLEEQNPFGAIRYFDEATANGVPAKDIAADRGLAYDLIGRNADAQKDYELALRYDKSDKLLSRYAISLGISGDIAGAEEKLYPLLQKSDRDAWRNRAFILAMNGQEKDANKIARQTMQKRMATAIKPFFDRMPKLTAAQKAAAVHFGHFPASENIGVDVASVRFASNNAVRGGTGADAGLIPIGEPLGQGVEKPKVLAMPDTSPRRRPGATRSDKEQRGKAARESAGEARQLAQNALPTPKGVRPLVKPSIARPNDPLTKTTSRKSSAEAVPGFETNIAAAGKSDAKQRTGAGTDVGSKPPSLVLESVTRKVAIGGRKPPSEAKENNAKEPVQLVNFDLAKTQTAGSSPIIQSSGVDNAPASTPLRPLSDIIGAIAVPESERKTGVVPVDLSKITPAKPRPVAEKPVVKKAEVKPKPPEHPKRYWVQIATGSDLKALKFDYRRMSKKNADLFAETNGWTSPWGKTRRLVVGPFEDIGAAKKFEAGFRKGGGDGFAWISADGTKVNKLN, from the coding sequence GTGAAAACGATCTACAAATATCTGATTCTGGCGAGCCTGCCGCTGGCGGGAATGAGTCTGCCTGTCCAATCAGTACAGGCGCAATCCAATAACCAGGCGGCGAGCAAGGAGTTGCAGGACGCATTGCGCCGTATTGCGCGCAACTCCAACGATTCTTCGGCACTTGCGGACGCCGGGCTGGCGGCGTTGGCGCTTGGTGATACGCGTGCAGCCATTGGTTTTCTGGCTCGGGCCAACGAGATTTATTCGACTAGTGGCCGGGTGAAGGCCGGTCTGGCCCGCGCTTTGCTGGAAGAGCAGAATCCCTTTGGTGCGATCCGCTATTTTGATGAGGCGACAGCCAATGGTGTGCCAGCGAAGGATATCGCCGCCGACCGCGGACTGGCCTATGATCTGATCGGACGCAATGCCGACGCGCAAAAGGATTATGAGCTGGCTCTGCGCTATGACAAGAGCGATAAACTGCTGAGCCGCTATGCGATTTCGCTGGGAATAAGCGGCGATATCGCGGGAGCTGAGGAAAAATTATATCCCTTGCTGCAGAAAAGTGATCGGGATGCCTGGCGCAACCGCGCCTTTATACTGGCGATGAACGGGCAAGAAAAAGACGCCAACAAAATCGCACGCCAAACCATGCAGAAGCGAATGGCAACGGCGATCAAACCGTTTTTCGACCGGATGCCGAAACTCACTGCTGCACAAAAGGCCGCCGCAGTTCATTTCGGACATTTTCCGGCAAGCGAGAATATCGGTGTTGATGTGGCATCGGTCCGTTTTGCGTCGAACAATGCTGTCCGCGGAGGAACAGGGGCTGATGCGGGCTTGATCCCGATCGGTGAGCCTCTGGGGCAAGGTGTTGAAAAGCCAAAGGTTCTGGCGATGCCCGACACTTCACCGCGCCGCAGGCCCGGCGCGACGCGTAGCGACAAAGAGCAGCGTGGAAAAGCGGCGCGCGAGAGTGCTGGAGAGGCTAGGCAGCTCGCCCAAAATGCGCTGCCCACACCAAAAGGCGTTCGGCCATTGGTGAAACCGTCTATCGCCCGGCCGAATGATCCGTTGACGAAAACCACATCTCGGAAATCAAGTGCCGAGGCCGTACCGGGATTTGAGACCAATATTGCCGCTGCCGGTAAAAGTGATGCCAAACAAAGGACGGGTGCTGGCACGGATGTTGGTTCAAAACCCCCATCGCTGGTGTTGGAAAGCGTTACCCGAAAAGTGGCTATTGGCGGAAGGAAACCGCCATCGGAGGCTAAAGAGAACAATGCGAAGGAACCCGTGCAATTGGTGAACTTCGATCTGGCCAAGACGCAAACGGCCGGATCTTCTCCGATCATACAGAGTTCGGGGGTAGATAACGCACCAGCCTCCACACCGCTTCGCCCGCTGTCGGACATTATTGGCGCAATTGCGGTTCCCGAATCCGAGAGGAAAACAGGTGTTGTGCCTGTTGACCTGAGTAAGATTACCCCAGCAAAACCGAGGCCTGTGGCTGAAAAACCGGTCGTCAAAAAGGCGGAGGTAAAGCCTAAGCCGCCGGAACATCCCAAACGCTATTGGGTTCAGATAGCCACCGGCTCCGATCTCAAGGCGCTGAAATTTGATTATCGCCGCATGTCGAAGAAAAATGCCGATCTGTTCGCCGAGACCAATGGCTGGACGTCGCCATGGGGTAAGACCCGGCGGCTCGTTGTTGGCCCATTTGAAGATATTGGTGCAGCGAAAAAATTTGAAGCTGGTTTCCGCAAGGGCGGCGGCGATGGTTTTGCCTGGATAAGTGCCGATGGCACGAAAGTGAACAAGCTGAACTGA
- the ftsZ gene encoding cell division protein FtsZ, translating to MSINIGPPEVEELKPRIAVIGVGGAGGNAIANMIAAKVEGVDFIVSNTDAQSLNSSPAERRIQLGPEITQGLGAGSRPEVGRAAAEETLEMVEQALEGAHMCFIAAGMGGGTGTGAAPVIAKAARDKGILTVGVVTKPFTFEGTRRMKSANAGIEELQKNVDTLIIIPNQNLFLVANPNTTFKEAFLLADEVLQQGVRGITDLMVMPGLINLDFADVRSVMHEMGKAMMGTGEAEGDGRALEAAEKAIANPLLDGVSMQGAKGVIVSITGGEDMRLMEVDEAANHIRELVDPDANIIWGSAFNENLDGRIRVSVVATGIDSDGSVAAPASSSFAMSSPAPATSSFASSIPAEPEAEEVEEEPILDMAESLETSEAEMVVEPEAEAEPEPEPEPEPEPEPTPAATYSDDDDLEDETAAAPSFASLTPGMVSEEPEEEELVLGGEDMQADGDDHPTDPAPRVASGGGTLFERMSNLTRGNNKAEDEEDEDDDKSGDPLDIPRFLNRQNNQ from the coding sequence ATGAGCATCAATATTGGCCCACCTGAAGTGGAAGAGTTGAAACCACGTATCGCCGTCATCGGTGTTGGTGGCGCCGGCGGCAACGCGATTGCAAATATGATCGCGGCAAAGGTTGAAGGCGTAGATTTCATCGTCAGCAACACCGATGCGCAGTCACTCAACAGTTCTCCTGCAGAGCGCCGTATTCAGCTCGGGCCCGAAATTACTCAAGGTCTGGGTGCTGGTTCTCGTCCCGAAGTTGGCCGTGCCGCAGCCGAGGAAACGCTGGAGATGGTCGAGCAGGCACTGGAAGGTGCGCATATGTGCTTTATCGCTGCTGGTATGGGCGGCGGCACCGGTACAGGCGCAGCTCCCGTGATTGCAAAGGCCGCGCGCGACAAGGGCATTTTAACGGTTGGTGTGGTGACCAAGCCGTTCACTTTTGAAGGCACACGGCGGATGAAATCAGCCAATGCCGGTATCGAGGAATTGCAGAAAAACGTCGATACGCTAATCATAATCCCCAACCAGAACCTGTTCCTCGTCGCCAATCCAAACACGACGTTCAAGGAAGCATTCTTGCTGGCTGACGAAGTGCTGCAACAGGGCGTTCGCGGGATCACCGATCTGATGGTGATGCCTGGCCTGATCAACCTCGATTTTGCCGATGTGCGCTCCGTGATGCACGAAATGGGCAAGGCGATGATGGGCACTGGCGAAGCCGAAGGCGATGGCCGTGCTCTGGAAGCCGCTGAAAAAGCGATTGCCAACCCACTGCTCGATGGTGTTTCGATGCAGGGTGCGAAGGGCGTTATCGTTTCGATCACTGGCGGTGAAGATATGCGCCTGATGGAAGTCGATGAAGCGGCCAATCATATTCGCGAACTGGTTGATCCTGATGCCAATATTATCTGGGGCAGCGCGTTTAACGAGAATCTTGATGGCCGCATCCGCGTATCTGTGGTTGCAACCGGTATCGACAGCGATGGCTCGGTGGCTGCACCCGCCAGCTCGTCTTTTGCGATGAGTAGTCCGGCACCGGCAACTTCATCTTTTGCATCCAGCATCCCGGCTGAACCTGAAGCGGAAGAAGTCGAAGAGGAGCCAATTCTCGATATGGCTGAAAGCCTTGAAACGTCGGAGGCCGAGATGGTGGTCGAACCAGAGGCGGAGGCAGAACCTGAGCCGGAACCGGAGCCGGAACCAGAACCGGAGCCAACACCTGCTGCGACCTATTCTGATGATGATGATCTGGAAGACGAAACGGCTGCTGCACCTTCTTTCGCATCTCTCACACCTGGTATGGTCAGTGAAGAACCCGAAGAGGAAGAACTCGTATTGGGCGGCGAAGACATGCAAGCCGACGGTGACGATCATCCGACCGATCCTGCGCCCCGCGTCGCCAGCGGTGGTGGTACCTTATTTGAGCGGATGTCAAATCTGACGCGCGGCAATAACAAGGCCGAAGACGAGGAAGATGAGGACGATGACAAGTCGGGCGATCCCCTTGACATTCCACGCTTTCTGAACCGCCAAAACAACCAGTGA
- the ftsA gene encoding cell division protein FtsA — translation MAARVEKIFTALDIGSSKITAMIAGRMDNGDITVLGTGQRASKGVKRGYIADTERTELDVRDAVEQAERIAGTNIDDVWVSFSAGGLNSMLTSVETELGGHRIEQEDIDHLLNAGRNSIDPQGKMVLHAQPALYTIDGLAGVKKPKGLHADRLGVDIHVILADASPVRNIDMSVRGAHLNVKSIIASPIAAGTACLSKEERELGVALVELGAEVTNVSLFAGGMLVGLATLPYGAADITDDIASSFGLRRAQAERIKCFHGSATTSPRDNHDVIDLQLDETGPETDEEGRITKAQLIGVIRQRLDHLIGEIGQTLKTLGFTGPVGRQVVLCGGGAELKGIADYAQSALGQTVRIGRPTGLTALPDAHSGPGFVGLAGLALYASQEPVDLRSLSSSHQNVHKYAGSAVIGRLMSAIRGNF, via the coding sequence ATGGCAGCACGGGTAGAAAAGATTTTTACCGCTTTGGATATTGGATCGTCCAAGATCACCGCGATGATCGCTGGTCGGATGGACAATGGCGATATTACCGTGCTGGGAACCGGGCAGCGTGCCAGCAAAGGCGTGAAGCGCGGTTATATTGCCGATACCGAACGGACCGAACTGGATGTCCGCGACGCAGTTGAACAGGCTGAGCGTATTGCCGGAACCAATATTGATGATGTCTGGGTGAGCTTTTCGGCCGGTGGTTTGAACAGCATGCTGACATCTGTTGAAACAGAACTCGGCGGTCACCGGATTGAGCAGGAGGATATTGACCATCTGTTGAATGCCGGACGCAACAGCATCGATCCACAAGGCAAGATGGTCCTGCACGCACAGCCTGCGCTCTACACAATAGATGGACTGGCCGGAGTGAAGAAGCCGAAGGGCCTGCATGCTGACCGTCTGGGCGTGGACATCCATGTGATCCTTGCTGACGCATCGCCGGTACGCAATATCGACATGAGTGTGCGTGGTGCCCATCTTAACGTGAAATCGATTATCGCGTCTCCCATTGCGGCTGGCACAGCCTGTCTGTCCAAGGAAGAACGTGAGCTGGGCGTCGCACTGGTCGAACTGGGAGCAGAGGTTACCAACGTTTCGTTGTTTGCAGGGGGTATGCTGGTCGGTCTTGCGACACTGCCTTATGGCGCTGCAGATATTACCGACGATATTGCATCATCCTTTGGTTTGCGCCGCGCGCAGGCCGAGCGGATTAAATGTTTTCATGGATCGGCGACGACCAGCCCGCGAGACAATCATGACGTGATTGATCTGCAACTGGATGAGACGGGACCGGAAACCGACGAAGAGGGTCGCATTACAAAAGCGCAGCTCATCGGAGTTATCCGTCAACGCCTTGATCATCTCATTGGTGAAATTGGCCAGACGCTGAAAACACTTGGTTTTACCGGACCGGTTGGACGGCAGGTCGTGCTATGTGGCGGTGGTGCTGAGCTAAAAGGGATTGCGGATTACGCGCAGTCAGCATTGGGTCAAACCGTTCGCATCGGACGGCCTACCGGTCTGACGGCGTTGCCAGATGCGCATAGCGGTCCGGGTTTTGTCGGTCTGGCGGGTCTCGCGCTTTATGCCTCGCAAGAACCTGTCGACCTCAGATCGCTTTCCAGTAGCCATCAAAACGTCCACAAATATGCCGGTTCTGCGGTAATTGGGCGGTTGATGTCGGCAATCCGGGGGAATTTTTAA